The following proteins come from a genomic window of Aequorivita marisscotiae:
- a CDS encoding adenine-specific methyltransferase EcoRI family protein: protein MSKETQHSNLRTAKKVKKDEFYTQLTDISKEMKHYKNHFKDKVVYCNCDDPRVSNFFHFFSYNFEKLGLKKLITTCYKSQSMDLFSENDSEQAIYLEYTGDKNGNFVPDPEEIGIVELKGDGDFRSKESIELLKQADIVVTNPPFSLFREFISQLDEYNKKFIIIGNVNAITYKETFRLIKENNLWLGASIHSGDREFGVPDDYPLTAAGSRIDENGNKFIRVKGVRWFTNLDYKERHEDLILYKNYTTEEFPTYDNYDAINVNKTKDIPMDYKGVMGVPITFLDKYNPDQFDILGLSASAGYDEEIVGIPFKGVKDARPLVNGKVTYARIFIKNKKI from the coding sequence ATGAGTAAAGAGACACAGCATTCAAATTTACGGACAGCCAAAAAGGTCAAGAAAGATGAGTTTTATACTCAACTGACTGACATAAGCAAGGAAATGAAACACTACAAAAACCATTTCAAGGACAAAGTAGTGTACTGTAACTGTGACGACCCAAGAGTTAGTAATTTCTTCCATTTCTTCTCGTACAATTTTGAAAAACTTGGACTTAAAAAACTAATAACAACTTGCTACAAAAGCCAAAGTATGGACTTGTTCAGTGAAAACGATTCTGAACAAGCAATCTATTTAGAATATACAGGCGATAAAAACGGAAACTTTGTGCCTGACCCTGAAGAAATAGGAATTGTTGAACTAAAAGGTGATGGTGATTTCAGAAGTAAAGAAAGTATCGAACTTTTAAAACAAGCAGACATTGTTGTAACAAATCCACCTTTTTCGTTATTCCGAGAATTTATATCACAACTTGACGAGTACAACAAAAAATTTATAATTATCGGTAACGTGAACGCTATTACATACAAAGAAACTTTTCGACTTATAAAAGAAAATAATCTTTGGCTCGGAGCAAGTATTCATAGCGGAGATAGAGAATTTGGTGTACCTGATGATTATCCACTTACAGCAGCAGGTTCAAGAATTGACGAAAACGGAAACAAGTTTATCCGTGTTAAAGGAGTTCGTTGGTTTACAAATTTGGACTACAAGGAAAGACACGAAGATTTAATCCTTTACAAAAATTATACAACAGAAGAATTTCCTACTTATGATAACTATGATGCTATCAATGTTAACAAAACAAAGGATATTCCTATGGACTACAAAGGCGTTATGGGTGTTCCAATTACCTTTTTAGATAAGTACAACCCTGACCAGTTTGACATATTAGGTCTTTCAGCTTCGGCAGGTTATGACGAAGAAATTGTTGGCATTCCATTCAAAGGAGTAAAAGATGCTCGTCCACTTGTAAATGGAAAAGTTACTTATGCAAGAATTTTCATAAAGAACAAAAAAATATGA
- a CDS encoding IS110 family transposase, producing MNKYKETFGVDISKNVFDVFGSTSGHNQFNNDEKGFKSFLKILSNNSIVAMEATGYYHYRLAQFLYKNNVAVSVVNPLSVKRFIQMKLAKVKTDKSDAKAICEYSLANDVPLYNAFTDVQAECLQLFRLMDSYLKKRTATKNKMHGEETLGIPSKFVYRSLKRDKKHLDKELAGIEERLLELVRQEQQHQLTLLQTVPGIGAKTALFLIVVTDGFSKFETGAQLCSYVGITPTTRESGSSVRGRSRISKVGNKKLRNLLFLCAFNACKYNRACQALYQRIVNKGKSKKLALIAVANKLLKQCFAIAKSGLPYDADFVSVLAEK from the coding sequence ATGAATAAATATAAGGAAACTTTCGGAGTTGACATCAGTAAGAATGTCTTTGATGTATTCGGTAGTACCAGTGGCCACAACCAGTTCAATAATGATGAAAAAGGATTTAAATCTTTTTTGAAGATACTTTCTAATAATTCAATTGTAGCTATGGAAGCAACGGGTTACTATCATTATAGGCTTGCACAGTTTCTTTACAAAAACAATGTGGCGGTGTCTGTTGTAAATCCTTTATCTGTAAAACGTTTTATACAGATGAAGCTTGCCAAGGTAAAGACCGACAAGAGTGATGCAAAAGCCATTTGCGAGTATTCCCTCGCCAATGACGTTCCACTTTACAATGCCTTTACAGATGTACAGGCCGAGTGCTTGCAACTGTTTCGTTTGATGGACAGTTACCTTAAAAAACGTACCGCTACTAAAAATAAAATGCACGGTGAGGAAACCTTGGGCATCCCGTCAAAGTTCGTGTATCGTTCATTAAAGCGCGATAAAAAACACTTGGACAAAGAGCTTGCTGGAATAGAAGAACGCCTGCTTGAATTGGTGAGGCAAGAGCAGCAACACCAGCTAACGCTTTTGCAGACTGTTCCTGGCATTGGAGCCAAGACAGCTTTGTTTTTAATTGTGGTAACCGATGGCTTTTCCAAATTTGAAACGGGGGCGCAGCTTTGCAGTTATGTGGGCATCACACCTACCACTAGGGAATCTGGAAGTAGTGTACGTGGTCGTAGCAGAATTAGTAAGGTTGGCAATAAGAAACTCCGCAATCTATTATTTCTATGCGCCTTCAATGCCTGTAAGTACAACAGGGCGTGCCAAGCGCTTTATCAGCGCATCGTAAATAAAGGGAAGAGTAAAAAGCTCGCGCTTATTGCGGTTGCTAATAAACTTTTGAAACAGTGTTTTGCTATCGCAAAATCAGGCCTACCATATGATGCCGATTTTGTTTCAGTACTTGCAGAAAAATAA
- a CDS encoding SMI1/KNR4 family protein: MNSLLKQISEKAIELADFEFTQEQTENKWLGTKPASENEIQLTEKRLGIDFPTDFKQFMSITNGFSAPNDIEPTFEPINKIDFLKNIDSFIIETYSLNGIENIGIQLEKSIIVGGINQEQYFLLIPPNSTNEKWKYWKFANWHPGEEEHENLESYFKEVLSFLNETIESEKN, encoded by the coding sequence ATGAACAGTCTACTAAAACAAATATCAGAGAAAGCGATTGAATTAGCTGATTTTGAGTTTACTCAAGAGCAGACTGAAAATAAATGGTTAGGAACTAAACCAGCATCTGAAAACGAAATACAACTGACCGAAAAAAGACTCGGAATTGATTTTCCGACTGACTTTAAACAGTTTATGTCAATCACAAACGGATTTTCTGCACCAAACGATATCGAACCGACTTTTGAGCCGATTAATAAAATTGACTTTCTGAAAAACATTGACAGTTTTATAATAGAAACTTATAGTTTAAACGGAATTGAAAATATCGGAATACAGCTTGAAAAAAGTATTATAGTTGGAGGAATAAATCAAGAACAGTACTTTCTTCTAATTCCGCCGAATTCAACAAATGAAAAGTGGAAATACTGGAAATTTGCAAATTGGCATCCTGGAGAAGAAGAACACGAAAATTTAGAAAGTTACTTTAAGGAAGTTTTGAGCTTTTTAAATGAAACAATAGAATCGGAAAAAAACTAA
- a CDS encoding helix-turn-helix domain-containing protein produces MKTDKRITSFDDHLDEQYGKIGTESRDEFQEEFETFKIGVLIQEARKKQHLTQQQLAEKVGTTKNYISRIENNASDIRLSTLMRIIREGLGGSLKLSMDI; encoded by the coding sequence ATGAAAACAGATAAAAGAATTACATCCTTTGATGACCATTTGGACGAACAGTACGGAAAAATCGGAACTGAATCTCGTGATGAATTTCAAGAAGAATTTGAAACATTTAAAATTGGAGTTTTAATTCAAGAGGCGAGAAAAAAACAACATTTGACCCAACAACAACTTGCCGAAAAAGTTGGAACGACTAAAAACTATATTTCTCGAATCGAGAATAACGCAAGTGATATTCGACTTTCGACTTTAATGCGAATTATTCGAGAAGGATTAGGCGGAAGTCTGAAATTATCAATGGATATTTAA
- a CDS encoding type II toxin-antitoxin system RelE/ParE family toxin has product MSEFKREIGFYENHFKDFYLKQSLVVRKKIDWTLLLLRNTRIVPEKFLKNLTNTDGLWEVRISAGNGIFRIFCFFDKGNLIILLSGFQKKTQKTPKKEIKKAERLKKEYYENR; this is encoded by the coding sequence TTGAGCGAATTTAAAAGAGAAATAGGATTTTACGAAAACCACTTTAAAGATTTCTATTTAAAACAGTCGCTCGTTGTTCGTAAGAAAATTGACTGGACACTTTTACTTTTGAGAAATACTCGAATTGTTCCAGAAAAGTTTTTAAAAAACCTTACGAATACTGACGGACTTTGGGAAGTGCGAATTTCAGCAGGAAATGGAATATTCCGAATTTTTTGCTTTTTCGACAAAGGGAATTTAATAATTCTATTGAGTGGATTTCAAAAGAAAACACAAAAAACACCCAAGAAAGAAATTAAAAAAGCGGAACGATTAAAAAAGGAATATTATGAAAACAGATAA